A stretch of DNA from Streptomyces sp. NBC_01197:
TCGTCCGTGAGGCTGTCGCCGTGGTGCTCGCCGATCTGGAGTCGCGCGGCGACGCCAGCATTCTCGTACGGCGGCTGCGCGGGCGCTGAGCCGATATGACCGCCCCGCGCGGGCGCTGAGCGGCTGCGCGCCGGTGGCCTTCCCGCGCCCGTACTTCCGTACCCTGGACCGCAATGCCTGCCGCCGACGATTCAGCCCCGACCCGCCGCCGCGCCCTGGGGCGCGGCCCGGGGGCCCCTTCCGTGGGGCAGGGGCCGTCCGAGCCCGGCGGGGCCGTGGCGGCAGCGGCGGGGGACGTCCAGGAGGCGCCCGTATGCGCGCCGGATCCCGATCGCCATTCCGTGCTTACGCAGTCGCCCGTACTTGATCCAGTGCCGGTTCCAGGGCCCGAACCGGAGCCCGCGCCTGAGCCGGCGCCGGTTCCAGTGCCCGGGCCGGATCCCGCTCCTGATCCCGGTCCCGTACTCCCGCCCGCTCCGGCTTCCGTTCAGCCGGCGGCCGGTGAGCCCGACGAGCCGCGTGACGGCCGGTTCACAGTGCGGCTCACCAACTTCGAGGGGCCCTTCGACCTCCTCCTCCAGCTGATCTCCAAACACAAGCTCGACATCACCGAGATCGCTCTCTCGAAGGTCACCGACGAGTTCATGGCGCACATCCGGGCCATGGGCGCGGAGTGGGATCTGGACCAGACAACGGAGTTCCTGGTGGTCGCCGCGACTCTGCTCGACCTGAAGGCGGCGCGGCTGCTGCCCGCGGCCGAGATCGAGGACGAGGCCGACCTCGCGCTGCTCGAAGCGCGGGACCTGCTCTTCGCCCGGCTGCTCCAGTACCGCGCGTACAAGCAGATCGCCGATATCTTCAGCGACCGGTTCGAGGCCGAGGGCAAGCGGTATCCGCGGACCGTGGGCCTGGAGCCGCACCACGCGGCGCTGCTGCCCGAGGTTGTCATCAGCATCGGCCCCGACGGCTTCGCGAAGCTCGCGGTGAAGGCGATGCAGCCGAAGGCCGCACCGCAGATCTTCATCGACCACATCCACGCCCCGCTTGTCTCCGTACAGGAGCAGGCCGAGATCGTGGTGGCCCGGCTGCGCTCGTGCGGCGAGGTGAGTTTCCACACCCTCACCGAGGACGCGGCGGACACCCTCACCGTCGTCGCCCGCTTCCTGGCCCTGCTGGAGCTCTACCGCGAGAAGGCGGTCGCCCTCGACCAGCCGGAGGCGCTCGGCGAACTGCTGGTGCGCTGGACCGGCGGTGACGGCGTGGAGCCCCTGGTGACCGACGAATTCGATCAAGTGGTGGAGGAGACGGCATGAGTGATCTCAAGCCCGAACTCGAGGCGGTCCTGATGGTCGTCGACGAGCCGGCCACCGAAGAACACCTGGCCAAGGTCCTGGACCGGTCCAGACGCGAGATCGCCGACGCGCTGCGGGCCCTGTCCGACGAGTACACCGTCCAGGGCCGGGGCTTCGACCTGCGGCTGGTCGCGGGCGGCTGGCGGTTCTACACCCGTCCCGAGTACGCGGCGGCCGTCGAGAGCTTCGTCCTGGACGGGCAGCAGGCCCGGCTCACCCAGGCCGCGCTGGAGACCCTCGCGGTGGTCGCCTACCGCCAGCCGGTCAGCAGGTCCCGGGTCTCCGCGGTCCGCGGAGTCAACTGTGACGGGGTCATGCGGACCCTCCTGCAGAGGGGTCTGGTGGAGGAGGCGGGCGCGGAACCCGAAACAGGTGCGATCCTGTACAGGACGACGAACTACTTTCTGGAGCGGATGGGCCTGCGAGGCCTGGACGAGCTCCCGGAGCTCGCGCCCTTCCTTCCGGAGGCGGATGCGATCGAGGCCGAGACACAAGAAGGTGTGCCGTCGTTCGATCCGGATGCACCGTACGGTCCGGACACCGACGCAGACGACAAGACGGAACTTTGATGCGAAGCAACGGCAGGAACAGCGGAACCGGCAGCCGGGACAACCGGGGTGCGGGCGGGAAGCCGCCCCGTCGGACGTCCGGCGGTGCCGGCGGGGCCGGCGGGGGGCGCGGCGACAAGCAGGAGGAGCGTCCGCGCCGGCCCCGCCCCGAGGAGCGGCGTTACGACGTCGGCACGGGTTCCTCCGACGACCAGGGCCGCAAGCCCGCGGGCGGCGGCCGGGGCCGCCCCGCCACCGGCGGCAAGCCCGGCGGCAAGCCTGGAGGCAAGACCGCGGGCAGCCGGGGTGCCGCCGCGCGCGGCGGCGCCAAGGGCGGCCCGAAGAAGAGCCCGCAGAGCCAGCCCCCGCGCCGCGGCCCGCACGGCCAGCGGGAGCCCTCCAGGCCGCGCGAGCTCGACGCCAAGATCGAGGAGCGCAACCGGGAGCGGCACAACAAGCCGCAGGTGAAGACCCCCAAGACCTTCCCCGGTGCCGAGGAGGAGGGCGAGCGCCTGCAGAAGGTGCTGGCCAGGGCCGGTATGGGCTCGCGCCGCGCCTGCGAGGAGCTGATCGACCAGGCCAGGGTCGAGATCAACGGCGAGATCGTCATGGAGCAGGGCCGCCGGGTCCTGCCGAAGGACGAGATCAAGGTCGACGGCCTGACCGTCGCCACCCAGTCGTACCTCTTCTTCGCGCTGAACAAGCCGGCCGGTGTCGTCTCCTCGATGGAGGACCCGGACGGCCGCCAGAACCTGGGCGATTACGTCAACAACCGCGAGACACGGCTCTTCCACGTGGGCCGTCTCGACACGGAGACCGAGGGCATCATCCTGCTCACCAACCACGGCGAGCTGGCCCACCGGCTGACCCACCCCCGGTACGGCGTGAAGAAGACCTATCTCGCCGCGATCCAGGGCCCGTTGCCGCGCGACCTCGGCAAGCGGCTGAAGGACGGCATCGAGCTGGAGGACGGCTACGCACGCGCCGACCACTTCCGCGTCGTCGAGAACACCGGCAAGAACTACCTGGTCGAGGTGACCCTCCACGAGGGCCGCAAGCACATCGTCCGCCGGATGCTGTCCGAGGCCGGCTTCCCGGTCGAGAAGCTGGTGCGGGTCAGCTTCGGCCCGATCGCGCTGGGCGACCAGAAGTCGGGCTGGCTGCGCCGCCTCACCAACACCGAGGTCGGCATGCTGATGAAGGAAGTAGGCCTGTAACAGCGGCCGCAGACGCACCCGGAACCCGGTCCCCGCTCCGTGCGGGGGCCGGGTTCCGTCTTGTCACGCCCCAGCCCGCTGCTTTATAGTCATGGTGACCATAAAGAGGGCGGGCGCGCGGCCGCCCGGTGGACCGGGCCCACGGGGGTGGACCGGAACCCGGGAGGCCGCGCCCCGGCAGTGCCGGAGGGGGCGCACATGGCGGCACACCAGTCCAGCGCCCCGTACGACCCCTATGCCTTCACGCCGTTCGCGGTCGCCGTCGACCTGGCCGTCTTCACGGTCCGGGAGGGTGCGCTGCACGTCCTGCTGATACGGCGTGGTGAGCAGCCGTACCTGGGCGCCTGGGCGCTCCCCGGCGGGTTCGTCCTGCCGGACGAGTCGGCCGAGGAGGCCGCCAGGCGCGAACTGGCCGAGGAGACCGGGCTGTCCGGGGAGACCGCCGCCGCCCTCCACCTGGAGCAGGTGCGGACGTACAGCGAGCCGGGCCGCGACCCCAGGATGCGGGTCGTCTCCGTCGCGTACGCCGCGCTCGTACCGGATCTGCCGGAGCCCCGGGGCGGCGGCGACGCGGCCCACGCCCAGTGGATGGCCGCCGGCACGGAGCGTGCTCTCGCCTTCGACCACACCCGGATCCTGGCCGACGCGCACCGCCGGATCGGCGCCAGGATCGAGTACAGCTGCCTCGCGACCTCGTTCTGCCCGCCCGAGTTCACCCTCGGCGAGCTCCAGCAGGTGTACGAGACGGTCTGGGGCGCCGTGCTCGACCGTCCCAACTTCCGCCGCAAGGTCCTCGCCAGCCCGGGTTTCGTCGAACCGGTGCCAGGGGCCGCGCGTCTGACGGGTGGCCGGGGCAAACCGGCCGCCCTCTACCGGGCGGGCCCCGCCACCGCCTTGCACCCACCTCTGCTGCGCCCGGAAGGACGATCCGAATGAGCCCTGTCAGCCGTACCAGCCGAAGCCCCGTCAGCCGTACGGGCACCGTCACCGGCCAGGCCGCCACGGGCGCCCTCATCGGGCTCGCCCTCGGGGACGCACTCGGCTACCCCACCGAGTTCGACGACATTCCGGTGATCCTCGCCAAGTACGGCCCCTGGCGGCAGTTGGAGCTGCCCCGCCGGGCGCTCGTCAGCGACGACACCCAGATGACGCTGGCTCTGGGGCGGGCCCTGCGGACCGTGATGGACCGCGGGCTCCTCGAACCGTCGGCGATGGCCACGGCGGCCCGGCAGGAGTTCATCGGCTGGTACCACTCGCCGGAGAACAACCGCGCACCCGGACGTACCTGCCTGACCGCCTGCGGGCTCCTCGACAGCGACCGGCCCTGGCAGCGGGCGAGCCAGCTGCAGTCCAAGGGGTGCGGGGCCAATATGCGGGTCGCGCCGCTCGGCCTCGTACCCGGACTGAGCGCCGAACAGCGCGCGGGGGCCGCCCAGTTGCAGTCCGCGCTCACCCACGGCCACCCCACGGCCCTGGCCGCGAGTGACCTGACGGCGCACGCGGTGTTCCTGCTGGCGCACGGGGCCGAGCCGACGGGTCTCGTGGGCCGGCTGCGCTCGTACGCCGTCGAGAACCGCACGCGCTACCACGAGCGGTGGCTCGGCGACCTCTGGACGTACGCGGGAGACGCCGGGGGCGCCACCCCGGCCCACTTCATGGCGCGCGGCTGGGACGACTGCCTCGCCGCCCTGGACCGGCTCGTCGACGCGCTGCGCGCACCCTCGCCCGAGACGGACCCCTGCCTGGCCACAGGTGACGGCTGGATCGCGGAGGAGGCCCTGGCCACCGCGCTGCTCTGCTTCCTGCTCTTCCCGGACGAACCGCTCCTGGCGCTGCGCAGGGCGGCCTGCACCAAGGGTGACTCGGACTCGATCGCCTGTCTGGCGGGCGCCTTCGCCGGTGCACGCCTCGGCCCCGGCGCCTGGCCGCGGGAGTGGGCGGAGCGGATCGAGTACCACGGCGAACTGCTGGCGCTCGGGGCGCTCTGGGACGCTTGAGCCATGACAGCGCTCCAGATTGCCGAAGGCCTCGATCTCTCCTCCGTGGTCGCGGAACAGCCCGACCCGCTCCTCTTCGCCACGGTCTCCGGTGCGCATCTCTACGGCTTCCCCTCCCGGGACTCGGACGTGGATCTGCGCGGCGTCCATCTGCTGCCGGTGGAAGCCCTGGTGGGCCTGCGCGAGCCGGAGGAGACCCGGTCGCGGATGTGGGACCAGGACGGCGTGGAGATGGACCTGGTCACCCACGACCTGCGCAAGTTCGTCACGCTGATGCTCCGCCGCAACGGCTATGTCCTGGAGCAGCTGCTCTCGCCGCTCGTGGTGCACACGTCGGACGCGCACGCGGAGCTGACGGTGCTCGCGCCCCGGGTGCTGACGAGCCACCACGCCCACCACTACCGGGGGTTCGCACAGACACAGTGGCGGCTGTTCGAGAAGACCGGCGAGCTGAAGCCGCTGCTCTACACGTTCCGGGTGCTGCTCACCGGGATCCATCTGATGCGCAGCGGCGAGGTGCTGGCCGATCTGCCCACCCTGCTGGAGCTGGTCGGCGCCCCCGCGTACGTGGCCGGGCTCATCGAGGCCAAGGCGGCCGCCGAGCACGCCCCCGCCGAAGGCCCCGGCCGGGAACGGCTCCGTACGGACGTCGACGCGCTGCGGGCCGTCCTGGACACGGCGCAGGCCGGCTCACGCCTGCCCGCCACCGCCTCGGCCCACGACGCGCTCCACGACCTCGTCGTACGGACCCGACTGGAGCGCTGAGTGCCGGCGGGCCCGGAAGAGGAAGTCCTCGACCCGGGCGCTGTCCGGCTCCGGCGGCAGCGGGGTGCGGGCGGAGGCCTCGTCGGCCTCGTCGGCCAGGCGGGACATCCACCGCTCGATATCCGGCCAGGCCACCTCGCCGCGTCTCACGGCGAGCAGCGGCTCCCGTGCGTCGCCGACGTTGATCACCAGCTCGCCGGTACGCAGCAGATCGCGGCAGGCGGCCATCAGCCGCAGCAGATGCATCGCGTGCTTCCAGCGCGGAGCGCCGTACTGCCGCACGTCCGCAGCCAATTTCCGCCGCTGGCTCAGCGCGTACCGGCTGAAGGTGCGGTGGACCGCCCGGGACAGAAACGCTTCGCGCAGGGAAAGGAGCTCACGGCCCGTGGCGTCGGCGTGCTCGACGAACGGGGAGTGCAGGCACTCCAGGATGTTGGGGTTGGCGCGCAGGGCCAGCTCGCAGAAGCGCTCCAGCTCCCAGGAGAACTGCTCGTCCGCCGGGCCCTCCACATGCGTCGGCGGCTTCCCGAAGCCCCAGAACAGCGGGGTCGGGACGAGGAAGACCCCGCGGCGGTCCGTGTCACTGGCCCCGGTGGCCAGACCGAAGGCACGTGAGCCCATGACGCAGGAGTAGACGGTGTGGTCACGGACCAGGGCGCCGGGGGTGAGCCGCATGCCGAGAGGTTACGCCGGGCCCGGCGGCCCAACGGCGCCCGGCCCCGTCTCGCAGGACGGGCGCGGGGGCCGGATCTCCGTACGGCTGACTACTCTGGACGGAGCCGGCGCGGCAGACGCGCGGCGGGCGTTTCACGGGAGCAAGGAGCAGGACGTGGCGGTACGAGCGGTCAGGGGAGCGGTCCAGCTGGAGCGGGACGAGGCCGGACACCTGGAGGACCAGGTCGCCGCCCTCCTCACGGCCATCCTGGAGCGCAACGGCCTCGCCGTCGACGACCTGATCAGTATCTGGTTCACCGCCACCCCCGATCTGCACAGCGCCTTCCCGGCGGCTGCCGCGCGCGGCCTCGGCATTGTGGACGTCCCGCTGATCTGCGCCCAGGAACTGGACATCGCCGGGGCCATGCCGCGCGTCGTGCGGATCCTCGCGCACATCGAGAGCGACCTGCCCAGGTCCGGGATCACGCACGTCTACCTCGGCGCCGCCGGGGCCCTGCGCAAGGACATCGCCCAGTGAGAACCGCCCTCGTGATCGGGACCGGGCTGGTCGGCACCTCCGCGGCCCTCGCACTCGCCGGCCGGGGGATCACGGTCCACCTCGTCGACCGCGACGAGGCCCAGGCCCGTACCGCGGCCGCGCTCGGCGCCGGAACCGACGAACCGCTCGAAGGACGGGCCGACCTCGCGATCATCGCCGTACCGCCCGCCCACGTGGCCACCACGCTGGCCGACGCGATGCGGCGCGGGGCCGCCCGGGCCTACCTCGACGTGGCCAGCGTGAAGGGCGGGCCGCGCCGCGAGCTGGAGGAGATGGGCTGCGACCTGGCCCCGTACATCGGTACGCATCCGATGGCGGGCAAGGAGCGCTCGGGCCC
This window harbors:
- the aroH gene encoding chorismate mutase, giving the protein MAVRAVRGAVQLERDEAGHLEDQVAALLTAILERNGLAVDDLISIWFTATPDLHSAFPAAAARGLGIVDVPLICAQELDIAGAMPRVVRILAHIESDLPRSGITHVYLGAAGALRKDIAQ
- the scpB gene encoding SMC-Scp complex subunit ScpB — its product is MSDLKPELEAVLMVVDEPATEEHLAKVLDRSRREIADALRALSDEYTVQGRGFDLRLVAGGWRFYTRPEYAAAVESFVLDGQQARLTQAALETLAVVAYRQPVSRSRVSAVRGVNCDGVMRTLLQRGLVEEAGAEPETGAILYRTTNYFLERMGLRGLDELPELAPFLPEADAIEAETQEGVPSFDPDAPYGPDTDADDKTEL
- a CDS encoding nucleotidyltransferase domain-containing protein; the encoded protein is MTALQIAEGLDLSSVVAEQPDPLLFATVSGAHLYGFPSRDSDVDLRGVHLLPVEALVGLREPEETRSRMWDQDGVEMDLVTHDLRKFVTLMLRRNGYVLEQLLSPLVVHTSDAHAELTVLAPRVLTSHHAHHYRGFAQTQWRLFEKTGELKPLLYTFRVLLTGIHLMRSGEVLADLPTLLELVGAPAYVAGLIEAKAAAEHAPAEGPGRERLRTDVDALRAVLDTAQAGSRLPATASAHDALHDLVVRTRLER
- a CDS encoding NUDIX hydrolase, whose translation is MAAHQSSAPYDPYAFTPFAVAVDLAVFTVREGALHVLLIRRGEQPYLGAWALPGGFVLPDESAEEAARRELAEETGLSGETAAALHLEQVRTYSEPGRDPRMRVVSVAYAALVPDLPEPRGGGDAAHAQWMAAGTERALAFDHTRILADAHRRIGARIEYSCLATSFCPPEFTLGELQQVYETVWGAVLDRPNFRRKVLASPGFVEPVPGAARLTGGRGKPAALYRAGPATALHPPLLRPEGRSE
- a CDS encoding pseudouridine synthase, which codes for MRSNGRNSGTGSRDNRGAGGKPPRRTSGGAGGAGGGRGDKQEERPRRPRPEERRYDVGTGSSDDQGRKPAGGGRGRPATGGKPGGKPGGKTAGSRGAAARGGAKGGPKKSPQSQPPRRGPHGQREPSRPRELDAKIEERNRERHNKPQVKTPKTFPGAEEEGERLQKVLARAGMGSRRACEELIDQARVEINGEIVMEQGRRVLPKDEIKVDGLTVATQSYLFFALNKPAGVVSSMEDPDGRQNLGDYVNNRETRLFHVGRLDTETEGIILLTNHGELAHRLTHPRYGVKKTYLAAIQGPLPRDLGKRLKDGIELEDGYARADHFRVVENTGKNYLVEVTLHEGRKHIVRRMLSEAGFPVEKLVRVSFGPIALGDQKSGWLRRLTNTEVGMLMKEVGL
- a CDS encoding segregation and condensation protein A, encoding MPAADDSAPTRRRALGRGPGAPSVGQGPSEPGGAVAAAAGDVQEAPVCAPDPDRHSVLTQSPVLDPVPVPGPEPEPAPEPAPVPVPGPDPAPDPGPVLPPAPASVQPAAGEPDEPRDGRFTVRLTNFEGPFDLLLQLISKHKLDITEIALSKVTDEFMAHIRAMGAEWDLDQTTEFLVVAATLLDLKAARLLPAAEIEDEADLALLEARDLLFARLLQYRAYKQIADIFSDRFEAEGKRYPRTVGLEPHHAALLPEVVISIGPDGFAKLAVKAMQPKAAPQIFIDHIHAPLVSVQEQAEIVVARLRSCGEVSFHTLTEDAADTLTVVARFLALLELYREKAVALDQPEALGELLVRWTGGDGVEPLVTDEFDQVVEETA
- a CDS encoding nucleotidyltransferase domain-containing protein — translated: MRLTPGALVRDHTVYSCVMGSRAFGLATGASDTDRRGVFLVPTPLFWGFGKPPTHVEGPADEQFSWELERFCELALRANPNILECLHSPFVEHADATGRELLSLREAFLSRAVHRTFSRYALSQRRKLAADVRQYGAPRWKHAMHLLRLMAACRDLLRTGELVINVGDAREPLLAVRRGEVAWPDIERWMSRLADEADEASARTPLPPEPDSARVEDFLFRARRHSALQSGPYDEVVERVVGRGGGGQA
- a CDS encoding ADP-ribosylglycohydrolase family protein: MSPVSRTSRSPVSRTGTVTGQAATGALIGLALGDALGYPTEFDDIPVILAKYGPWRQLELPRRALVSDDTQMTLALGRALRTVMDRGLLEPSAMATAARQEFIGWYHSPENNRAPGRTCLTACGLLDSDRPWQRASQLQSKGCGANMRVAPLGLVPGLSAEQRAGAAQLQSALTHGHPTALAASDLTAHAVFLLAHGAEPTGLVGRLRSYAVENRTRYHERWLGDLWTYAGDAGGATPAHFMARGWDDCLAALDRLVDALRAPSPETDPCLATGDGWIAEEALATALLCFLLFPDEPLLALRRAACTKGDSDSIACLAGAFAGARLGPGAWPREWAERIEYHGELLALGALWDA